One Struthio camelus isolate bStrCam1 chromosome 10, bStrCam1.hap1, whole genome shotgun sequence genomic region harbors:
- the TMED6 gene encoding transmembrane emp24 domain-containing protein 6, with translation MITAATLDPCSCPPQLEHRRLESSMFLLGLLALGLLGPAGCPKTEPLRGSSDEPLFRGADRYDFAVVVPAGTMECFWQFAHQSGNFFFSYEVQWASGMASNRHILATVNDPNGFRLGSSQHVRGQINFPTKETGFYQLCLDNQHNHFGFMQVYLNFGVYYQGFDVENEQQEERKQLNDTLDAIGVSMRKLQVHIFHMWRFYNFARMRKGADSFLLESNYNYVNWWSLAQSCVIVFSGVLQLYFLKRLFAVQPTTRPRC, from the exons ATGATTACCGCTGCCACCTTGGATCCCTGCTCCTGCCCGCCCCAGCTGGAGCACCGAAGGCTTGAAAGCAGCATGTTCCTGTTGGGtctgctggcgctggggctgctggGCCCTGCGGGGTGCCCCAAGACGGAGCCCCTGCGTGGGTCCAGCGATGAGCCTCTGTTCCGCGGGGCCGATCGCTACGACTTCGCCGTCGTCGTCCCTGCGGGCACCATGGAGTGCTTCTGGCAGTTCGCACACCAGAGCGGCAACTTCTTCTTCAGCTATGAG GTGCAGTGGGCATCAGGGATGGCGAGCAACAGGCACATCTTGGCCACGGTGAATGACCCCAATGGCTTCCGGCTTGGTTCTTCCCAGCACGTGCGAGGACAGATCAACTTTCCAACCAAGGAGACAG GTTTCTACCAGCTGTGCCTGGACAACCAGCACAACCACTTTGGCTTCATGCAGGTTTATCTCAACTTTGGTGTGTACTACCAAGGCTTTGATGTGGAGAATGAGCAACAGGAAGAGAGGAAACAGTTGAATGACACCCTGGATGCCATCGGG GTCAGCATGCGGAAGCTGCAGGTCCACATCTTCCACATGTGGAGGTTTTACAACTTCGCCCGGATGAGGAAAGGGGCTGACTCCTTCCTCCTCGAGTCCAACTACAACTATGTCAACTGGTGGTCACTGGCTCAGAGCTGCGTTATTGTCTTCTCTGGGGTGCTACAGCTCTACTTCTTGAAGCGGCTCTTTGCTGTGCAGCCCACTACCAGGCCAAGGTGCTAG
- the NIP7 gene encoding 60S ribosome subunit biogenesis protein NIP7 homolog: MRPLTEAETRAVFEKLGRYIGENIQLLVDRPDGTYCFRLHRDRVYYVSEKLLKVATSIPRESLVALGTCFGKFTKTQKFRLNVTALDFLAPYAKYKVWVKPGSEQSFLYGNHVLKSGLGRITENTAQYQGVVVYSMADVPLGFGVAAKSTQDCRKVDPMAIVVFHQADVGEYVRSEDTLT; encoded by the exons ATGCGGCCGCTGACGGAGGCGGAGACGCGCGCGGTCTTCGAGAAGCTCGGGAGATA CATTGGCGAGaacatccagctgctggtggaCCGGCCCGATGGCACCTACTGCTTCCGCCTGCACCGGGACCGCGTCTACTACGTGAG TGAGAAGCTGCTGAAGGTGGCCACAAGCATCCCCCGGGAGAGCCTGGTCGCGCTGGGCACCTGCTTCGGCAAGTTCACCAAAACGCAGAAGTTCCGGCTCAACGTCACGGCCCTGGACTTCCTCGCACCCTACGCCAAG TACAAGGTCTGGGTGAAGCCTGGCTCGGAGCAGTCCTTTCTCTATGGCAACCACGTGCTGAAGTCCGGCCTGGGCCGCATCACGGAGAACACGGCCCAGTACCAGGGCGTGGTGGTGTACTCCATGGCCGATGTCCCGCTG GGATTTGGGGTAGCTGCAAAGTCCACCCAGGACTGCCGGAAGGTGGACCCCATGGCGATCGTGGTGTTTCACCAGGCTGACGTTGGAGAGTACGTGCGGAGCGAGGACACGCTGACTTAA